One region of Emys orbicularis isolate rEmyOrb1 chromosome 4, rEmyOrb1.hap1, whole genome shotgun sequence genomic DNA includes:
- the AP4B1 gene encoding AP-4 complex subunit beta-1 isoform X2, with protein MSDLDQWGQSEVLAFLLRYKPRSEEELFDILSLLDGSLKSSSPSVVMAATKLFLVLAKDFPQVQTDVLVRVKGPLLAACTSESRELCFAALCHVRQILGSLPGHFSSHYKKFFCSYSEPHYIKCQKMEVLCELVNDENVQQVLEELKSYCTDVSAELAQGAIFAIGSIARTYTEQCVAILTELLGLKQEHITSAVVQAFRDLVWLCPQCTEAVCQALPSCEEAMQDSEGKQALIWLLGVHGERVPNAPYVLEDFVENVRSETFPAVKMELLTALVRLFLFRPAECQDILGRLLYYCIEEETDMVVRDRGLFYYRLLQAGVEEAKQVLCSPKSDPSLGLLEDQAERPVNKWASEFNTLVPIYGKARWAVVTANWAMEPRCGGFPFAAPMTAGTESLISEGNKEVLQVHSDSAGLTLIPKAHLTAEQFEKTWLSLDVNCQQALPWHGAAHPDTIQTALQVVHIQTIAMSKAGAQPWKAYLSAQDESGCLFLTELLLETENSEMQVSVKQSEERTEALQHFISVLRTVMGTVLGLKS; from the exons ATGTCTGACTTAGACCAGTGGGGACAGAGTGAGGTGCTGGCCTTCCTGCTGCGCTACAAACCCCGCAGTGAGGAAGAACTCTTCGACATCCTCAGCTTACTAGATGGGTCCCTCAagagcagcagccccagtgttgtGATGGCAGCCACCAAACTCTTTCTGGTGTTGGCCAAGGACTTCCCACAGGTACAGACAGATGTACTAGTTAGAGTGAAGGGGCCACTGCTGGCGGCCTGCACCTCCGAGAGCCGGGAGCTCTGCTTCGCTGCCCTGTGTCATGTGCGCCAGATCCTGGGAAGCCTGCCTGGCCACTTTAGCAGCCATTACAAGAAGTTTTTCTGTTCCTACTCGGAGCCCCATTACATTAAATGTCAGAAGATGGAAGTGCTGTGTGAGCTGGTGAATGATGAGAATGTGCAGCAGGTGCTGGAGGAGCTGAAGAGTTACTGCACTGATGTGTCAGCCGAGCTTGCCCAGGGGGCCATCTTCGCCATAG GCAGCATTGCCAGGACgtacacagagcagtgtgtggcgATTCTAACGGAGCTCCTAGGGCTTAAGCAAGAACATATCACTTCAG CTGTGGTGCAGGCTTTCCGGGACCTGGTGTGGCTTTGTCCCCAGTGCACTGAGGCTGTGTGCCAGGCTCTGCCCAGCTGTGAGGAGGCGATGCAGGACAGCGAG GGCAAGCAAGCGCTGATCTGGCTCCTGGGAGTGCATGGGGAGAGAGTTCCCAATGCTCCCTATGTTTTGGAGGACTTTGTCGAGAATGTGAGATCGGAGACGTTTCCAGCAGTGAAGATGGAGTTGCTGACAGCTTTGGTCCGACTCTTCCTGTTTCGTCCTGCCGAATGCCAGGACATACTCGGGCGACTGCTCTATTACTGCATAG AGGAAGAGACTGATATGGTGGTACGGGACCGGGGGCTGTTCTACTATCGTCTCTTACAAGCTGGCGTGGAAGAAGCGAAGCAAGTGCTGTGCAGCCCCAAGTCTGATCCCTCTTTGGGACTCCTGGAGGATCAGGCTGAGCGACCTGTGAACAAATGGGCTTCAGAGTTTAACACGTTGGTGCCCATATATGGGAAAGCGCGCTGGGCAGTTGTCACTGCTAACTGGGCAATGGAGCCGCGCTGCGGAGGCTTTCCCTTTGCTGCTCCGATGACTGCAGGAACAG AGTCACTGATTTCAGAAGGGAATAAGGAAGTTCTCCAGGTTCATTCCGACTCGGCTGGCTTGACTTTAATCCCCAAGGCACACCTGACTGCAGAGCAGTTTGAGAAGACCTGGCTGAGTCTGGATGTGAACTGCCAGCAGGCTCTGCCCTGGCATGGAGCTGCTCACCCAGACACCATACAGACTGCGCTTCAGGTTGTCCACATCCAGACTATTGCTATGAGTAAAGCTGGTGCCCAGCCATGGAAAGCCTATCTCAGTGCCCAGGATGAGTCTGGCTGTCTCTTCCTAACAGAACTGCTGCTTGAGACCGAGAACTCAGAGATGCAGGTTTCAGTGAAGCAGAGTGAGGAGAGGACTGAGGCGCTGCAACACTTTATCTCAGTGTTAAGAACTGTAATGGGGACAGTCCTAGGGCTGAAATCCTGA
- the BCL2L15 gene encoding bcl-2-like protein 15 isoform X1 yields MKSPRTFEEQTECIVEALLSDLLGEDEWLASRSLETDSFAESHAGCTPFSCSLSAVLEGELSAGAEASSTFDSVIIASRLRRLGDQYNEDLEQPAQRVIAEMAKGKVEEFGVMVDSLSKSWSSLNPGLGYERAFLAVSVKLLAYLSRKVPAVARRIQLVELINGNREVRGYIETRGGWENFEN; encoded by the exons ATGAAGAGCCCTAGGACTTTTGAGGAGCAAACAGAGTGCATTGTGGAGGCACTTCTCTCTGATCTCCTAGGGGAAGACGAATGGCTTGCTTCCCGCAGTCTGGAGACAGACTCTTTTGCTGAGTCACACGCAG GTTGTACCCCTTtttcctgctctctctctgccGTCTTAGAAGGTGAGCTCTCTGCAGGAGCAGAAGCTTCAAGTACCTTTGATTCAGTTATTATTGCCAGTCGTCTGCGGAGACTAGGAGACCAATATAACGAGGATCTGGAGCAGCCTGCCCAGCGCGTCATTGCTGAGATGGCTAAGGGAAAG GTGGAGGAatttggagtcatggtggattctctcaGCAAGAGTTGGAGCAGCCTGAATCCTGGGCTGGGCTACGAGAGGGCTTTTCTGGCAGTGTCTGTGAAATTGTTAGCATACCTTTCCCGGAAAGTTCCAGCTGTGGCCCGTCGAATCCAGCTTGTGGAGCTGATTAATGGGAACCGTGAAGTGAGAGGATACATCGAGACCCGTGGTGGCTGG GAGAACTTTGAAAACTGA
- the BCL2L15 gene encoding bcl-2-like protein 15 isoform X2, translating to MKSPRTFEEQTECIVEALLSDLLGEDEWLASRSLETDSFAESHAEGELSAGAEASSTFDSVIIASRLRRLGDQYNEDLEQPAQRVIAEMAKGKVEEFGVMVDSLSKSWSSLNPGLGYERAFLAVSVKLLAYLSRKVPAVARRIQLVELINGNREVRGYIETRGGWENFEN from the exons ATGAAGAGCCCTAGGACTTTTGAGGAGCAAACAGAGTGCATTGTGGAGGCACTTCTCTCTGATCTCCTAGGGGAAGACGAATGGCTTGCTTCCCGCAGTCTGGAGACAGACTCTTTTGCTGAGTCACACGCAG AAGGTGAGCTCTCTGCAGGAGCAGAAGCTTCAAGTACCTTTGATTCAGTTATTATTGCCAGTCGTCTGCGGAGACTAGGAGACCAATATAACGAGGATCTGGAGCAGCCTGCCCAGCGCGTCATTGCTGAGATGGCTAAGGGAAAG GTGGAGGAatttggagtcatggtggattctctcaGCAAGAGTTGGAGCAGCCTGAATCCTGGGCTGGGCTACGAGAGGGCTTTTCTGGCAGTGTCTGTGAAATTGTTAGCATACCTTTCCCGGAAAGTTCCAGCTGTGGCCCGTCGAATCCAGCTTGTGGAGCTGATTAATGGGAACCGTGAAGTGAGAGGATACATCGAGACCCGTGGTGGCTGG GAGAACTTTGAAAACTGA